A window from Sinanaerobacter sp. ZZT-01 encodes these proteins:
- the pknB gene encoding Stk1 family PASTA domain-containing Ser/Thr kinase — translation MSSRILAGRYELIEKIGEGGMAVVYKARCRLLNRFVAIKILKPEFTKDVKFIESFRRESQAAASLVHPNIVNVYDVGKEGNIHYIVMELIEGRVLSDLIKTEGPIEIRKAVSITKQIASALSLAHKSNLIHRDVKPHNILINQDGVAKITDFGIAKAVSSGTIVGKQTETIMGSVHYFSPEQARGGYIDEKSDIYSLGIVLYEMVTGKVPFDGENPVAVAVMHINDEMVPPSELVSDIPADLEEIILKATNKYQVNRYKSAEDMLTALNLINYNSIGKSAAHSKGKAKESTIVMPPIKNAGLLKENQLNNDAMGEKDEEKMAKEKGKKKKFKLNKVKFAAIVIALFCAIPISGFLVNGIRSMLEPDEVVVPDLKGYTFEEAEKKLEELKLVLEKGNEVYSSDYDEGCIVSQSPEEDMKIKEGAKVQVNISKGMQSGTVPNLVGKTLSEAEFVLETYGYEKGSVKEDYSDYAKGVVFEQSPESGSEADSGTKVSFKVSLGSKTEEVEMPNLKGLDFDRAKDQLTKYKLSLGNPSYDSSSSFAKNQVISQSIDAGKMVEEGTSVDLVISSGEEEASGKQGTVDLTISYSNAKNELLWLTVIVSDENGVSTPISREQRNRSDGSSIVSVSGEGKGTITVMFDNEVEQRLNVDFATGDLS, via the coding sequence ATGAGTAGCAGAATACTTGCCGGGAGATATGAATTGATAGAAAAAATCGGTGAAGGCGGAATGGCCGTTGTCTATAAGGCAAGATGCCGGTTATTAAATCGTTTTGTAGCCATTAAAATTTTAAAACCCGAATTTACGAAAGATGTAAAATTTATTGAGAGCTTCCGCAGAGAGTCACAAGCAGCAGCAAGTTTAGTTCATCCAAATATCGTTAATGTTTACGATGTAGGTAAAGAGGGAAATATTCATTATATTGTTATGGAACTGATTGAAGGCAGAGTATTAAGCGATTTGATTAAAACTGAGGGTCCGATAGAAATTAGAAAAGCAGTATCAATTACAAAACAGATTGCATCAGCTCTTAGCTTGGCGCATAAAAGTAACTTGATACATAGGGATGTAAAACCGCATAATATTCTAATCAATCAGGACGGTGTTGCTAAAATCACCGATTTTGGAATTGCTAAGGCTGTAAGCAGCGGTACGATTGTTGGAAAGCAGACGGAGACGATCATGGGGTCGGTTCACTATTTTTCTCCCGAGCAGGCAAGAGGTGGTTACATTGACGAAAAGTCAGACATCTATTCTTTAGGCATTGTTCTTTATGAAATGGTTACAGGGAAAGTACCGTTTGACGGAGAAAATCCGGTCGCAGTTGCGGTGATGCATATTAATGATGAAATGGTTCCTCCGTCAGAACTGGTTTCGGATATTCCGGCAGATTTGGAAGAAATTATTTTAAAGGCTACGAATAAGTATCAGGTAAATCGGTATAAGTCGGCAGAAGATATGCTGACCGCTTTAAATTTAATTAACTATAATTCAATTGGAAAGTCGGCAGCACATTCAAAGGGAAAGGCTAAAGAATCAACGATTGTAATGCCTCCTATAAAAAATGCGGGCTTATTAAAGGAAAATCAATTGAATAATGATGCAATGGGAGAAAAGGATGAAGAGAAAATGGCGAAAGAAAAAGGAAAGAAAAAAAAGTTTAAATTAAATAAAGTAAAGTTTGCAGCAATCGTGATTGCATTGTTTTGCGCGATTCCCATCAGTGGATTTCTAGTGAATGGGATACGGTCGATGCTGGAGCCAGATGAGGTGGTTGTTCCGGATTTAAAGGGCTATACATTTGAAGAAGCAGAAAAAAAATTGGAAGAATTAAAGCTGGTTTTGGAAAAAGGAAATGAAGTCTATAGTTCTGATTATGATGAAGGTTGTATCGTTTCTCAGAGCCCAGAAGAAGATATGAAGATAAAAGAAGGAGCGAAAGTGCAGGTAAATATCAGCAAGGGGATGCAGTCCGGTACCGTTCCGAATTTAGTTGGAAAAACACTTTCTGAAGCAGAATTTGTTTTAGAAACGTATGGCTATGAAAAGGGATCAGTAAAAGAAGATTACAGTGATTATGCGAAAGGTGTTGTGTTTGAGCAATCTCCGGAGTCGGGTTCAGAAGCGGATTCGGGTACAAAGGTTAGTTTTAAAGTCAGCTTAGGCAGCAAAACTGAGGAAGTAGAGATGCCTAACTTAAAGGGTCTGGATTTTGATCGTGCAAAAGACCAGTTAACAAAATATAAGTTATCATTAGGAAATCCTTCTTATGACTCAAGTTCTTCCTTTGCAAAAAATCAAGTTATTTCCCAGAGTATAGACGCTGGAAAAATGGTAGAAGAGGGGACTTCTGTTGATCTAGTCATCAGCTCAGGAGAAGAAGAAGCCAGCGGCAAGCAGGGAACGGTAGACTTAACGATTTCGTACAGCAATGCAAAAAATGAGCTTTTATGGTTAACGGTTATTGTATCTGACGAAAATGGAGTGAGTACACCGATCAGCAGAGAACAGCGAAATAGAAGTGACGGTTCCAGCATTGTTTCTGTTTCCGGTGAAGGAAAGGGAACGATTACTGTTATGTTTGACAACGAGGTTGAACAGAGGCTTAACGTAGACTTTGCAACTGGAGATCTGAGCTGA
- the rsgA gene encoding ribosome small subunit-dependent GTPase A, translating into MEGIIVKGIAGFYYVRCETSLYECKARGIFRKDRMVPHVGDHVSIEVLEKDKGIITEICPRKNKFVRPPIANVDCFIIVCAAAKPKPNLMIIDQFLVMAEEKRTDVLLCINKADLVTDEELFTLCEIYKDIYPVCCVSGKNGVGITDLKSKMNGKTCALAGPSGVGKSTLLNCLRQDYTMETGAISDKTHRGKHTTRHAELFEMEFGGSVFDTPGFTSFDVLDSDEEELAFLFPEMIPYQGMCKYDNCRHLKEPNCAVTQAVAEGRIKESRYQSYMAMMKAIQEKRRF; encoded by the coding sequence ATGGAGGGTATCATTGTAAAGGGAATCGCAGGTTTTTACTATGTAAGATGTGAAACGAGTTTATACGAATGCAAAGCACGTGGAATTTTTCGAAAAGATAGAATGGTTCCGCATGTTGGAGATCATGTATCTATAGAAGTTTTGGAAAAAGACAAGGGAATCATTACTGAAATCTGTCCAAGAAAAAATAAATTTGTTCGTCCGCCGATTGCAAATGTAGACTGCTTTATCATTGTTTGTGCGGCAGCAAAACCGAAGCCGAATTTAATGATTATAGATCAATTTTTAGTTATGGCAGAAGAAAAGCGTACAGATGTATTATTGTGCATTAACAAAGCGGATTTGGTTACCGATGAAGAGCTTTTTACTTTGTGTGAGATTTATAAGGATATTTATCCCGTATGCTGTGTCAGTGGTAAAAACGGAGTTGGGATTACAGATTTAAAAAGTAAAATGAATGGAAAAACGTGTGCGCTGGCGGGACCTTCCGGAGTGGGAAAATCGACTTTGCTGAACTGTTTAAGACAGGATTATACGATGGAAACAGGTGCAATCAGTGATAAGACTCATCGTGGAAAACATACAACACGCCATGCAGAGCTTTTTGAGATGGAATTTGGAGGCAGTGTTTTTGATACACCTGGCTTTACTTCATTTGATGTTTTGGATTCGGATGAAGAAGAGTTGGCGTTTTTGTTTCCAGAAATGATTCCCTATCAGGGGATGTGCAAATATGATAATTGCCGCCATTTAAAGGAACCGAATTGTGCAGTAACTCAAGCGGTGGCAGAAGGAAGAATTAAAGAATCAAGATATCAGTCGTATATGGCTATGATGAAAGCCATACAAGAAAAAAGGAGATTTTAA
- the rpe gene encoding ribulose-phosphate 3-epimerase yields MNRLAPSILSADFSKLGEEVAEIEKAGAHVIHVDVMDGHFVPNISYGATVMKSLIGKTKMPFDVHLMIENPEKYIEDFVTENTEIITVHAEACVHLHRTIQLIHSFGVKAGVALNPATLPDVLDYVLEEIDLALVMSVNPGFGGQKFIPSALHKVKALQNQKELRNQELIIEIDGGITLDNIKMVTDAGAELVVAGSSVFGVEDRLCRVQQFLNIMK; encoded by the coding sequence ATGAACCGATTAGCACCATCCATTCTTTCAGCAGATTTTTCAAAATTAGGAGAAGAAGTAGCAGAAATTGAAAAAGCAGGAGCACATGTTATTCATGTAGACGTTATGGACGGGCATTTTGTACCGAATATTTCTTATGGCGCGACTGTTATGAAAAGTTTGATTGGAAAGACAAAAATGCCGTTTGATGTACATTTGATGATTGAAAATCCTGAAAAATACATCGAGGACTTTGTGACTGAGAATACAGAGATTATTACAGTGCATGCAGAAGCCTGCGTTCACTTACACCGTACGATCCAGTTGATTCATTCTTTTGGGGTCAAGGCGGGTGTTGCCTTAAATCCAGCGACACTGCCTGACGTTCTGGATTATGTCTTAGAAGAAATCGATCTGGCACTGGTAATGTCAGTCAATCCGGGTTTTGGAGGTCAGAAATTTATCCCTTCGGCACTGCACAAAGTAAAAGCACTTCAAAACCAAAAAGAGCTCCGCAACCAAGAGCTTATTATTGAGATTGACGGAGGTATTACTTTAGATAATATTAAAATGGTGACGGATGCGGGTGCCGAACTTGTAGTGGCTGGTTCCTCCGTTTTTGGAGTTGAAGACAGACTGTGCAGAGTGCAGCAATTTTTAAATATAATGAAATAA
- a CDS encoding transposase, giving the protein MPKKNGRRYSNEFKQQIVDLHHTGTSVKELSREYGISTVAIYNWIQNLTPTFDNKTVTKEEHHILKKRIIELEMENEILKKATVILAKNNNHN; this is encoded by the coding sequence ATGCCAAAAAAAAATGGTAGACGATATTCCAATGAATTCAAACAGCAAATTGTTGATCTGCATCATACTGGTACTTCAGTTAAGGAATTAAGCAGAGAATATGGGATATCAACAGTAGCAATCTATAATTGGATTCAAAATCTTACGCCTACCTTTGATAATAAAACTGTAACTAAAGAAGAGCATCATATTTTAAAAAAAAGAATTATTGAGCTTGAAATGGAAAATGAGATATTAAAAAAAGCCACAGTCATATTGGCAAAAAACAATAATCATAATTAA
- a CDS encoding protein kinase domain-containing protein, translating to MNNLNRYYKINETVNGYSILKTIGEGRYGIVYLAINDKDEKCIIKQLKKEMLEETRKKLFYEKQILQELDNPKFPKFISEFKDEYSEGYILEYIQGKVFEDLLAEDMYEFSKSEIYTICSQLLELVEILQDNNIVHRDIRLPNVIIKENKELALIDFGLARIIDNKRYVKEMDYWFLGDFLIHLYYSSYKETNSVERPWYEELDLTTEEKIFLKKLMGIKGKYSNIEEIKTQLENIKNMNRA from the coding sequence ATGAATAATCTGAATAGATATTACAAAATTAACGAAACAGTAAATGGATATTCTATTCTTAAAACAATAGGTGAAGGGCGATATGGAATCGTATATTTAGCTATTAATGACAAAGATGAAAAATGTATCATAAAACAATTAAAAAAAGAGATGCTTGAAGAAACAAGAAAAAAATTATTTTACGAGAAACAGATATTACAAGAATTAGATAATCCTAAGTTTCCCAAATTTATATCAGAATTCAAAGATGAATACAGCGAAGGTTATATTTTAGAATATATACAAGGAAAAGTATTTGAAGATTTATTAGCTGAAGATATGTATGAATTTAGCAAATCTGAAATTTATACCATTTGCAGTCAACTTTTAGAATTGGTAGAGATATTGCAAGATAATAATATAGTACACCGTGATATTAGGCTGCCTAATGTCATAATAAAAGAGAATAAGGAATTAGCCCTAATTGATTTTGGCTTAGCTAGAATTATAGATAATAAAAGATATGTAAAAGAGATGGATTATTGGTTTCTAGGAGATTTTTTAATCCACCTATATTATTCATCTTATAAAGAAACCAATTCGGTAGAAAGACCGTGGTATGAAGAACTAGATTTAACTACAGAAGAAAAAATATTTTTAAAAAAACTTATGGGTATTAAAGGTAAATACTCAAATATAGAAGAGATAAAAACCCAACTTGAGAATATTAAAAATATGAATAGGGCTTAA
- a CDS encoding ATPase, T2SS/T4P/T4SS family: MDQFYLDQYLEKEKKSIVKCEENFLPLCERVKELFFYELEKQKDNLYSYMDIQKKAIIGYENEVTYFKEKIRTFVKAENAENVRAPSWYENLTDGIYHENWGLAGIAQWYSEAFCQSSSAKIIGERIYYLEDGHMVQKPQTISKNRREQMIRAFLLLTPDERMDKEYHEIYLLDGTRVTIFGKNMTKQEQDVIIFRRYIIPQYTFEEQAKRGTIPFQAIPLFQSMVRLGYNVVFTGAVRTAKTTFLSTWQSYEDSKLEGVMVETDPEIPLHQLMPQAPIVQLLADDDRLSRITKNLLRSDADYFIFAEARDGNALDTALRIAAKGTKRMKLTFHTRDPMEFPMDVAIEIIKERGGELNSTMLKVAQSFDFIFHFVQLKDKNKKRLKGIYELNLEEENHQIRMKPICLYDYQRDGWHFFSDVGKKVEAHGLEEDVKQYNQFKEQLECLSQGGTLK, translated from the coding sequence ATGGATCAATTTTATTTAGATCAATATCTTGAAAAGGAAAAAAAGAGTATTGTAAAATGTGAGGAAAATTTTCTGCCTCTTTGTGAGCGTGTAAAAGAATTGTTTTTTTATGAACTGGAAAAACAAAAGGATAATCTCTATTCTTATATGGATATACAAAAAAAGGCGATTATCGGATATGAAAATGAAGTTACTTATTTTAAGGAAAAAATCAGAACGTTTGTTAAAGCTGAGAATGCAGAAAATGTGAGAGCTCCAAGCTGGTATGAGAACCTGACTGACGGCATTTATCATGAAAATTGGGGACTGGCTGGGATTGCCCAATGGTATTCTGAAGCATTTTGTCAGAGCAGTTCAGCAAAGATAATCGGAGAGCGGATTTATTATCTGGAAGATGGACATATGGTTCAAAAACCACAAACGATTAGCAAAAATCGACGGGAGCAAATGATACGTGCCTTTTTATTATTGACGCCAGATGAGCGTATGGATAAGGAATATCATGAAATTTATTTATTGGACGGGACAAGGGTTACCATATTTGGAAAGAATATGACAAAACAAGAACAAGATGTAATTATTTTTCGGCGTTACATCATTCCTCAATATACCTTTGAAGAACAGGCGAAGAGAGGAACAATCCCTTTTCAGGCAATTCCTCTGTTTCAATCCATGGTGAGGTTAGGGTATAATGTTGTTTTCACAGGGGCTGTACGTACTGCGAAAACAACGTTTTTGTCTACGTGGCAAAGCTATGAGGATTCAAAGTTAGAAGGTGTTATGGTAGAAACGGACCCTGAAATTCCCCTTCATCAACTAATGCCGCAAGCTCCAATTGTCCAATTATTAGCTGATGATGATCGTTTATCAAGAATTACAAAAAATTTATTGCGAAGTGATGCCGATTATTTTATTTTTGCAGAGGCAAGGGACGGAAATGCGTTAGACACAGCTTTGCGGATTGCGGCCAAAGGAACGAAACGAATGAAGCTCACGTTTCATACCAGAGACCCTATGGAGTTCCCAATGGATGTGGCAATTGAAATAATAAAGGAAAGAGGAGGAGAATTGAACTCGACAATGCTCAAGGTGGCTCAAAGTTTTGATTTTATTTTTCATTTTGTTCAGCTGAAGGATAAGAACAAAAAAAGATTAAAAGGGATTTATGAATTAAATTTAGAAGAAGAAAATCATCAAATTCGAATGAAGCCAATTTGTCTATATGACTATCAGAGAGATGGATGGCATTTTTTTTCAGACGTTGGAAAGAAAGTGGAAGCACACGGTTTGGAAGAAGATGTAAAGCAATACAATCAATTTAAAGAGCAGCTGGAATGCTTAAGTCAGGGAGGGACATTGAAATGA